Part of the Coriobacteriaceae bacterium genome is shown below.
AGCGCCATTACGACGCGCACGGCGGCGTTCCTCGGCATCGCCCGCGTCGGCGGCGGCGCGGTGTGCCTTGTTGACGTTAAAGACCTCGTCGTGCTTGCGCCACGGACCGACGGACTCGCCAAAGCTCATCTTAAGGCCGGCGATAAAGCCGCCGAGCCAGCCGATCGGCGCAAACTGCACCAGCGGGAACAGCGAAAACACCCAGGTTAGCAGGACGACTGCCGCCGCACCTGCAAAATTGGCGATCCAGTAGTCGCGCTTGGTGATGACGCGCTTTTCGCACGCCCACTGGCCGCACAAAAAGCCGATGTAAATCGCAAAGAGAAAGAGCGCCAGCGCGAGCACCACGAACGTCCAGCTCATGGGCGCTACTCCTCGTGATGATGGCCGCAGCAGCACTCGTGGCCGTCGTCATGGCCGTGGCCGCCGCAGCACTCGTGGTCCTCGCCATGGTGGTGGCCGCAACCGCACTCGTGGTCGTCGCCGTGCTCGCCGCAACCGCAGCCTTCCTCGTGGGCACCATGCTCCTCGGGACGATACTGCGACCAGTCCAGACCGGCGGCGATGGCGTCGGCCTCCTCCTTATAGAGGACCGTGATGGCCTGGGTGCCCAGCTTGGCGCCACCGATGGCGTCGAGCATGTCGTAGAGCGTAAAGGCCACGTCGGCCCCGGGCAGCGCGAGCTCGCGATCGTCGGCGTAAGCGAGCGCCAGGCGCAGGTCCTTGATGAAGTGTTCAACCATAAAGCCGGGCTTGTAGTCGCCGTCGAGCGCCTTGGGCGCCAGGCTCTCCATGGCGCCGGACTTGCCGGTACCGCCCAGGATCATCTGGCGGGTCTTCTCCAGGTCAAGGCCGCTCAGCTCGGCAAATGCCATGGCGTCTGCCATGCCGACCATGCAGGCGCCCAGCGACACCTGGTTGGCGAGCTTGGCAGCCTGGCCCTTGCCGGCGCCGTCGAAGCAGCAGATGTTGGCCGCAAAGGTGGCAAGGATGTCGCGGACCGGCGCGATGTCGTTCTCGGTAGCGCCCACGATAGCCGTGAGCGTACCGGCGATAGCGCCCGACTCGCCGCCGGTGACGGGGCAGTCAAACGCCATGCGACCAGAAACCTGGGCGGCCTCGGCAATGTCACGGGCAAGCTCGGGCGAGCTCGTGGTGAGGTCGATCAAGACCGCACCCGGCTTGGTGCACGCGAGCAGGCCGTCGCCCGCCAGGTAGAGTTCCTCGACCTCGGAGGGATAGCCCACCATGGTAAAGACGACATCGGCGTTCGCCGCGGCATCGGCCGGCGTATCTGCCCAGACGGCGCCGCGCTCGATAAGCGCCGCCGCCTTGGACTTGGTGCGGTTGTTGACCGTGACGGGATAGCCGGCGTCCAGAATGTGGCCGGCGATGGGGGCACCCATGATTCCGGTGCCGATAAATGCGACGGAGAGCTTGTTTGCCATGAAACCTTTCCTTTTGGGTTGGGTGTTGTTACCAGGTTGAATACTCGGTGCCAGCGTTTGGGCTGTGAGTCGAGGGCGATTACGGACGCAGCGCTTGCCTACTGACCGCGCACGCGGCGGGCGATACGGTCGGAAAGCGACGCCTTGTCGGCGCGGTTCTTACCCCAAAACGCGCAGCCCACCATGCCGGGGCCCACGTGCGAGCCGATGGTGGGACCCACGGAGCCGCGAATGATCGTGACGTCGGCGCAACCCTCCTCCTTGCGGATGGCGGCTTCGAGCCAGTCGCCATCCTTTTCGGCATCGGCCGTCATGATGGCGATGGGCATGGTGCGATCGGGCACGTAGTTCTCGCGGAACGACTTGAGGATGGACTTGAGCGCCTTCTTGCGGCCGCGGTTGACGCCGATCAGCGACAGCGAGCCGGCCAGGTCGTAGGAGAGCTCGGGCTTGACGTCGAGCTTTGCCGTGAGCTGCGCCGCCGCGGGAGGAATGCGGCCACCGGCAGCCAGTGCGTCGAAGCTCTCGAGCGTAAAGTAGCCGTGCACGTAGGTCTTTGCCTCGTTTGCCCAATCGACCAGCTGCTTGGCGGTCAGTCCCGCCGAACGCTGGCGCACGGCCTCGAGCGCCAAGAGCGCACCGGCCGCGCAGGGCAGAGCGTTGTCGACCACGTAGAGCTCAAAGTTGGGATACTCGGCGCGCACGACATCTGCCGCCTGGCACGCGGAGTTGTAGCTCGACGACAGCGCCGAGGTAAAGCACAGGTAGACCGTGGGCGTGCCCTCTTTGGCGCACTCGGTAAAAAACTCGATATAGCGACCGAGCGACACAGCCGAGGTGGACACGCGGGCACCGGCGCGCATGCGGTCGTAGAACTCCTTAGGGCTCATGCTCGACCAGATGTCGTCTGTGCGCTCCTCGCCATCGATAATGAAAGGGAAACCCAGGATATCGACATCAAGGTTCGCGGCGACCTCGGGGCTAAAGTCGCAGCAGGTATCGACGACGATGCGGCAACGGTTCGAATGACCGGCGGATGCGGCCTTGTCCATCAAAGCGACTCCTTACGTAAAAAGGCGGCCACCCGCATGGGATGGCCGCCAACCGTTAACTCATGCAAGTTAACGTATTTTACTCGTCAAGTGTTTCGATGCGGGGCTTGATGATGCCATATCCACCATTCTTACGGTGATACACCACATTGATGAGACCGGTCGTCGCGTTCTCGAACACGTAGAAGTCGTGGCCCAGCAGATCGGTCTGCACCAGCGCCTGCTCCTCGGTCATCGGGGTGACGTCGATAACCTTCTCGCGGACGAGCAGATCGTCCTCTTCCTCGGGCAGCAGCAGGTCGGCCAGATCCTCGACGCGCTCGACCGGCGCGACATCCGCGGCACTGGCACCACCCTGGCGGTTGTCCACGACCTTGGTCTTGAACTTGCGCAGCTGGCGGGTGACCTTATCGGCGGAGAGATCGATGGCGGCATACATATCTGCGCCGTGCTCGGCAACGCGAATCACAGAACCGCGGACACGAACCGTGACCTCGACGATTGCCGGGTTGGGGTTCGAGGGGTTCTTCTCATAACGAAGCACGACGTCGACTGTCATGGGCTCGATGTCGAAAACCTTGAGCGCCTCGCCGATTTTCTCATCCACATGCGCACGCAGAGCATCGGTTACCGTCGTCTTGCGTCCAGAAACCTTGATATCCATACGTGGCTCCAATCTGCCTCGGGGACTTACCGTACTGGCTATGTACCCATTGCCGTGCATTTAATCACGCGAATTCCCAAAGACCCGAATAACGACTGCTTGATACCGCATACCGAAGTCTCGCACTTTTCCGTGGCAAAGTGCGCTATAGGAAGGCGTCGACGGAGTTAATTTTTCTCCTGGAAATTAGCTTTGACCTGCTAGTTTTACCAAAATAGAAAAGCCGGGCTCCCCTATTTGGGAGACCCGGCCATGCGTGTTGAAACCGTGAAGAAGCGCCTTGTTCGGTGTATGGCAGACGCCACCCCTACCAATAACTAGCTATTGAGCTTGTTGATGTCATCGTCGGTGATGGCGCCCTCCTGGCTAGACGACGGACTGTCGCCGTTGTTATCAGAGGCGTCGCCATCGGAGGACTCGGTCTCGTTGGACGTGGAGTCGGATGCCTGCACATTGGCCCCCGAAACAGTCTTGGCGGTAAGGTCATAGGGCATCTGTCCGTACCAGACGCAGTGGACTGCCTCGAGCGTGCCATCGACCGTGATGCCATCGAGGGCATCGCTCGCGGCACGGCACAGCTCATCGTTAGAGCTTAGGCCTGCGACGCCAAGCGTGGAGGGCGCCTCGAGCGTACCGACATAGGAGATCTGGCTCATCAGACGCGCGAGGTAGCCACCAGCCGTGGAATCACAGATCACGTAATCGACCTCGCCCGACTCGAGCGCCTCAAAGCACTCATTGATGTTGGAGAAGGTCTTTTGGTTGGCGGTGATGCTTTGCTTGGCGAGCGCCTCCTGCGAGGCCGAGGAGGTCTGAACGCCCAGGGTAGCGGTGTTAAGCGTTTCGGTGGAAACGCTCAGCGACTCGCCGTCACTGCTCTTGCCGAATACGGCGGGGGCGTCGTACAGACAGGTGCCAAGTGAGCTGATATCGCCGTCCGTAGACCTGGCGTCGCCAATAAAGATGTCGGCCTTTTTATCGCTGAGCGCGGAATCGGCCGAGGACGCATCGACAAAGGCGACTTTGAGACCCATGCGGCATGCAAGGGCACGAGCGGCATCGACCGCATAGCCCGTGAGGTTTCCGTCGGCATCCTGCATGGCTTGCGGGGCATCGGAAGTATCGAGGGCGACCGTCAGGGTTCCCGGCGTGACTAGGGCATCGTCCGATACCGTGGGGGTAACGGTCTCGCGCTCGATCTGGTCGATCGTGGGCGTCGTGAACGTGGACAGTGGATTGAACGCACATCCACTCAGGCCCAAAACGGCAATGACCACCGCGGTCCCAGCACCTAACCGAGCCGCATGCATCAAGCTGCCCCTCACCATGTCCACTACCCTGCCTTCTGTGTCGTATACAATCCGTGCCCTGCACGGAATATCGGGTTGTTCCCACCAGCTGACCTGGTATTTGACCCCACACTTGCGCACCGGGGCGTTTGCTCGGGAGGCCGCAGCCACCTTCACGACTGGCCCGCTCGCCCGCGAGGCGGTATTGCCCCAAAGAAAGTAGAACGGACGGTGCGGCTTACATCTAGGACGCGCCATGATCGCGCCGCGCGCACGCGGTCGCTTACGTGGATCCCTTTGACCGCGTCTGTCTTGGACTAGGATGGGCATTTCGTCCGTCCGCAACCACAGCCTGGCAGGAACGTAGCGCATTATAGCTAAGTTCAAGCTATAGTTTAAGGTTAGGGACGTTATTCGCATCGCGAGCACAGATTTCGCAGGTCGGGGCGGACCATTCGTGCCCCCATGAAGCCCGGAGCTCCCCCACGGGGAGCCCCGGGGCACCCGTCTCAGGGTGCCGTGTGCAAAAAACGGCAAATATGAGTACTGCTACCAATTTAGTAGCAGCGTATTTCCGCCCCACGAGCCCTTTTTGAGTTCCGCACAGCCCGCTTGGCGCCAAGATATTCCACATTCGTTTATTATCTCTTCGCTGAATCCAGTTTTTCGGCCCAAGTTTCTTTATTTTTGCTGTCACTAATCTAGTAACAGTACTCATATTTGCCGTTTTTTGCACAGGGCATATAAACAGACCCCCTATAAAGCCATAGTTTTACGCCGGCTTGAGCCCAAAGCACGCTCGGAGCGTATTCAGCAGAGCATCTTGCCTCTTTCGACGAGCCTCTACACGATTCTGATATCGTTTACCCATACGCTGGTGGATGCGCCATGCGAGCGCTTCCATCGCTTCCATGTCGCAGAGCATCTCGTTGTTGACCGTCGCGACCTCGATTCCCATGGACGCCAAACCCGTATTGCGTTTTTCATCGTGAATGCGCCCGCCGCGAGACGAATGGCCCTGCTCACCGTTGTATTCCAGGTCAAACCGAGCTGCTTCCTGATAGGCATCGCAAACCGCATACGGCATCCCCGAGATCGCCTGCGCACGGTCGTTGAACTCGATCTTGTGGTCGGTCTTAAAGGGACCGCAGGCAAATCCGCCATAAGAAAACGGAAGCGAAAACATGGCAAGCATGATGCATTCCATGGGTGAGCGCAGGTTTTCCGACAGAAAGGGGCACAACCGCCGCAGCTGCTTGGCCGCGCTCCCCTTGCATGCCGCAAGGTAATCTGCCAGGCGATCGGGCGTCAGCACTGGCTCGACCTCAAAGTAGCCCACATCTGACGGCTGGTCCTTATCCTTTGCAAGCCTGTTCACGGTAGGCGAGCTGTAAGGGGGCAGATACTGCCCGCGATCGCTCAGCGAAATCTTGGAGCACAGCTCCTGAGCCAGGGCAAATGCCTGGATACAGCCGACTTCGCACGCAACGGCGGCACAGAGGGCCTCGGGAGACAAGCTGTACACCCCCGGCTCCACCTCCAAAATCGAGGCGTCCGGCAGGTCTGTAGAACAAACGGACCAGCTTGCACCAGGCATGCGGCGACGCTGCTTCGCCGACCCCACCAGCAGGCACAAGTCTTCTTGGACCTCGCCACTCACGGCCCCGATCCGCACCAAATCGGGAAGATAAATGTCCTCGGCCGAGGGAGACGATGTATGCAGCACACGGCGCTCTTCATCGGGATCGAGGTCTCTCCAGCTGATGTAACCCATTTGTCGGCGCTCGGCGCGCATCATGCGCAGCGCCGAGGCACCGGTCAGGACTACGGAGGCCGCCAGTTGCTCGCTTGTCGGCTCGATGCGCCGCGCTATCTTCACTGCCACAAAACCATCCCCTACCAAACGCGTGCGATAGCGAGGCCATCGACTGCTGCGGCGCCGGCACGCCTGAGCTCCGCCGAGGCTGCTGCCATGGTCGCGCCCGTGGTAATGACATCATCGATGAGCAGCAGACGGCGGCCGCGCACATCCTCGACCGTCTCGTACATGCCCCGGGCATGCTCCCGGCGCTCATCGCGGCCGAGCTCTCGCTGGTCACCATGACCGTATTTGACCAGGGCGTCCAGCAACGGGACACCCGAAAGATCGCAAAACGAGCGCGCGATTGCTTCCATATGGTCGAATCCACGCCGCCGAAACGCCGCCGCAGTCGCGGGCACAAACACCACCGCGTCCGCACCGGACAACACACCGCCGTAGCGATCGGATGCTGCCACCTGGGCATGCAAGGCAGTGTCGTAGAGCAACTCCGCCAGATACGGTGCCAGACGGCGCTCGCCCGCATCCTTGTACGCCTTGATGATGCGCGGCAGCGGATGTGCATAGACGGCACACGCCAGGCAGCGATCGAGCGCCTCGGCCATTGCCGAAGACGTGCCCTCGACCGAGCACTCGGTACACAGCAAATCCCCAAACGGGGCGCCGCATCGGATGCAACTATGACACGGATCGATGAGCGCGAGCGATGCCAGACAATCCTGGCAGATCAGCGCACCGGAACGCTCGCAGCCAGCGCATCGCGTGGGCGACAACGCCTCGAGCGCCTCATACGTCGCGCGCTCGGCAAGCGGTAGCAATTCGTCCGCAAACGGTAGGACGCCTGCGCCCTGCAAGCGAGTCAATACGTTCAGATGTCTCTTCATGACACAACCCTCCCTACGCGAAGGCGAAGGGAGGGTTGTCGGTGTAGAGCCATGATACCCAGAGGTGCTGGGGTCAGGCGGGTTACATCCGCTTACGGACGTTATTCGCCGGCAGGCGGTTGCGGTACGGACGAGGTGCGGGTCGAGCCTTCGCCACCGTCCTGGCGCGGCTTGCGGGAGCGACGGCGACGGCGACGCTTTTGACCCTGGTCGGTCGAGCCCTCGCCGCCGCGATCCTCACGCGGTTCGCACTCGTCGCGAGCGCCGCCGTGCGAAGCCTTGGCGGCAGCTCCTCCGCCATCGCCGGGGCGACGGCGCGTGACCTTGACTTCGCCATCCGAAACCTGATCGGCCACAGAAGGAATCGAGGGTTTCTGCTGCGCGCCCGAGGAATGGCGACGACGCGGACGTGACGCGCGCTCCTCCTCGCCACGCGGCTTGCCAGCCTTGTCGGCAGGCGCGTCGGAGGCCGAGGCGCCCTTGGGAGCGGCACCGGCCTCGCGAGCAGCTGCGGCGCGGAAGGCGTCCTCGCGCTCCTCGCTCGACAGGTGACGGCGACGACGGCGCGTGGGGTTCATGCCACCGCCGCGATTTTGCTGCTGGGGCTGCTGAGCCTCGCGCTCGCGGGAAGCGTTCTTACCCGCGGCCTCGCCATTGTCGACGGACGCCGTGCGCTTGCGGCGGCGACGGCCATCGGCTGCTCCCTCGGTCTCGGGCGCCTCGGCCTTGCCGCGGCCCTTTCCACGGCCACGGCCCTCGCCCTGGCCCTGAGCGGTGCGAGCATCGGATTCGGCATCGCGACGACGGCGCTTGGGCATCGATGTGCCGGCCAGACGATCGGCGCTCGACAGGCCATCGCCCACGTCGACGCCGTTTTCGCGATCGAGTTCCATGAGCGCCAGACGCATCTCGGGCGACTCGATGCGCTCGAGCACGTCGCGCGTCACGCAGTCGGGGCGGCAGTTGCAGCCCTGCTCGGCGGCCTTCTTTTTGCAACCCTCCGAGCACGTCATATCGGCCAGGTTGACCTTAAAGACTTTGCCGTTCTCCAGGCGCAGCACCAGCTGCTCACGCGGCGTGTCATATTCCTGGATGCGCGCCTTGCCAAGCGGCGTATCGATAAGCGTCTTCTTTTTGGGCGCGCGGCTCTTAAAGTCCTTGTACGCCTCGAACTCGTAGCGCAGGCAGCACATCAGGCGGCCGCAGACGCCACTAATCTTGGACGAGTTGAGCGGCAGGTCCTGCTCCTTTGCCATGCGGATCGAAACCGGCTCAAACTGTCCGCCAAAGCGCGTGCAGCAGAGCTCCTGGCCGCACTGGGCATAGCCGCCCACCAGGCGGGTCTCGTCGCGCACGCCGATCTGGCGCATGTCGACGCGAATGTGCAGCGTCGAGGACAGGTCCTTGACGAGCTGACGGAAATCGACGCGCTCCTCGGCCGCAAAGTAGAACACAGCCTTCTCGCCGCCAAACAGGTACTCGACGCCGACCGGCTTCATCTCGAGGTCGAGCTCTTTGACCAGACGACGGAAATCGACCATGGCCTCGTCGCCCTGGATGGCCAGGTCGTCGGCAAGCTGCAGGTCGATGTCGCTCGCCACGCGCAGCACGGGCTTGAGCGGCTGGCCGATCTCATCTTGCGGCACCTCGAAGGGATCGGCCGTGACCAGGCCGATCTCGGTTCCGCGCTCGGTGGAGCAAATGGCATAATCGGCCTCGAGGATATCCAGATCCTGCGGATCAAACCACAGGTCGCGCGAGGCGTAGGTAAACTTAACGGGTACGACTAACGGCATTTCAGTGCCTTCCTGATATCGAACAGCATGACCTCGATGGCCAGCTGGGGAGTAACGTTTCTGGCGATGTTGCGCTCGGCGGTCGCGACCGCCTCGAGCGCCCGGGTGGCACCCGCAACATTCGTCGCGGCGGCAAGCCGCCCGATCGTGTCGCGCACGTCTTCGTTCACGACGTCGGCCGCCTCGTCCTGAAGTGTCAGCAGCACGTCGCGCATGAGCGTCCGCGCGCTCGCCAGCGCTTCCATGATACCCGAACGCTCGCGCGCGTTGAGTTCGCGCTTGTTGCGGTCCTCAAGCTGCTTCAATGCTCCACGCGACAGGTAGTCGGCGTTTTGCTCGAGCACCTTTTCCTGTGTGGACTTGACCTCGGCGAGCGGCGCCTTAACGGCGACGATGAGCGACTTGGCGCGGCTGAGCACATCAGCCTCGTCGGCAGCGATGAGCGAATCGATGGCGCGGACCATTTGGCGGCGAGCATCCTGGCGCTCGGCACTCTTAAGGAACTCGATGCCGCGTGTGGGGCTTCCCGCCACGGCGACCGCCATGCGGCAACGCGCGAGATCCTGACCCGTCGCGCGGCTCACGGCCTGCGCGGCCACGGTGGGCGACACCAGCCGAAACGGCACGCACTGACAGCGGCTCACGATGGTGGGCAACATCACGTCTGCCGAGGTGCCCAACAAGATGAACATAACGCCCTCGGGCGGCTCCTCGAGTGTCTTGAGCAGCGCGTTGGCGGTGTTAGCGCGCAGTTGCTCGGCACGATCGATGATGTAGACCTTGGCCTTGGCACGGATGGGCGCCAGCGGCACGTCATCGAGCAGCTCGCGGGTCTGGGCAATGAGGTAGCCTGTGGCGCTCTCGGGCGTGTAATAGTGCACGTCAGGATGCGTATGCCGAGCAACGCGTACGCAGCTGTCGCATGCTCCGCAGCCGTCCTGCTCGCACAGGAAGGCCTGGGCGAGCGCCCATGCGGCATCGAGCTTGCCGGCACCGGGAGCGCCCAAAAACAGGTAGGCGTGCGATGCGCGGCCGCTGGCGACGGCGTTGGTCAAAAAATCGCGAACGCGCTCTTGGGTGTCGAGCTTGGCCAGCAGGCTTGCCTGAGCGGGGGCCACGTTACTCGGCCTCCTTGGCAAGCGCGGCGGCGACAGCATCTTGCGGAATGTCGAGACCGTACGCGCGAATCTGCTCGACCGTCTTCTCGAAGACTTCCTCGACGGTCGCAGTGGCGTCGATGAGCTTTACGCGGTTTGGCTCCTCGGCAGCAATGGCGCAAAATCCCTGGTAAACGCGCTCTTGGAAGGCTATGCCTTTTGCCTCCATGCGATCTGCCGCACCACGAGCTGCCATGCGCAGCGCCGCCTGCTCGGGCGTGATGTGGTAGACGAGCGTGAGCGCCGGATGCGTACCGGCGACAGCCAGGTTGTTGGCATCGCGTACCATCTGACGGTCGAGGCCATCGGCAAACGCCTGGTAGCAGGTCGTGGAGTCGTAGAAGCGATCGCACAGGACTACCTTGCCGGCCGCGAGGGCGGGAGCTATGACCTCGTGCACCAACTGGGCACGCGCCGCCTCGTAGAGCAGCAACTCGCAGGTGTCTCCCATCGCCGTATTGGCGGGGTCGAGCAGCAGAGCACGGATCTTTTCGCTGATGGCGGTACCGCCCGGCTCGCGCAGGCTCACAACCCGGTAGCCAGCGAGTTCGAGCGCGCGGGCAAGCAGACGCGCCTGCGTGGACTTGCCGGCGCCGTCGACGCCCTCGAGCGTGATAAAGCTATGTTGAGCGGGCTCAAAAGCCATGGGCGCAGCCCCTTCCTACAAGGCGCGTAAATGCAGATATATCAACCAAGCCATGATACCCCAGGGGCAGGCGCGCCCCAAATCGGACCTAGTCATTGGGGACGTTCTAAAGTTGCGGTGAAATAGGGACTGTTTGGCGGTCTCAGAGCTTCAATCGGGGGTGCGGACGATTTCTTGGACCGCGCCTAGGCGTATCCAAGCTTCCTGCGGTACTCCATCGGGCTCAGCCACTCGAGGGACTTCTTGATGCGCCCGTCCCGATAGTACACGAGGTAGGCCTCGAGCCTCCCCATGAACTCCTCGGCCGTCACGCCCTCCCAGTCCCTGTAGCGGAAGAACTCGTTCTTGAGGCGGCCGAAGAAGCCCTCGCAGGCCGAGTTGTCCGGGCTGCAGCCCTTCGCTGACATGCTCCTGACCAGGCCGTTCTCCTCGCAGATCCCGATCCACTCCGGCCAGCGGTAGTGGCCGCCCCGGTCCGAGTGGATCGTCGTGCGCGCGCCCGCCGGCCTCGCCGCGCAGGCCTTGAGCAGGCTCGAGTTCGCGAGGCGCTTGTCGGGGTGCAGCCCGATCGACCAGGCGACGGGCATCCCGTCGAAGCAGTCGATGACCGGGCTCAGGTAGACCTTCTCGCCGCCCGGGAGCCTGAACTCGGTGATGTCGGTGAGCCACAGCCGGTTGGGCTCGTCGGCGTGGAAATTCCTGTTCACGAGGTTCTCCGGCGCCTTGGAGACCTCGCCGGCGTAGGAGCTGTAGCCCCGGGCGCGCCTCTTGTTGTAGACGACCTCGAGGCCCTCCTCGCGCATCACGCGGGCCACGCGCTTCTCGCTGGCGCGGACGCCCTCGCGGCGCAGGCGCGCCCAGACGGTGCGGTACCCCCAGCACCCCGAGCCCTCGCGGAAGATGCGCACCACGCGATCGCGTATGTCGGCGTCGCGGTCGCGCGGCGCGGCGACGCGGGGCCTCCAGTACTCATAGGAGCTCTTCGATATCCTCAAGAAACCTGTGATCGAGCGGAGGGGCAGGGCGGTCGCCCGCCTCAATCTCTCGCCGAGCTCGCACTTGCTCCTGTTCGAGATCGAAGCCGGGTCCCACCCTTCCGCTTTTAGGTCGGCCAACACCGCCCTGAGCAGCAGGTTCTCTATCTGGTCCTCGTTGAGCCCGGCGAGCGGGCCGGTCGCGGGCGGGGCGTAGATCGACTTGTCGGGGCCCAAGCTGGCCTCCTTCCGTGGCGGTTCCCTCGCCACGATTCTACAGCCCCCGCCGGTGTAGCTGCGCGGGAGGTGGCCCGTCGCCCACTTCTTGGCCGCGCTCACCGTGACCCCCGCGAACTCCGCGGCGGCGGTGGGCCCCATGCCGTCCTCCGTCGCCAGGAGGAAGAGCTCGACCTTCTCCCTGCTGTACATGCGAACCTCCAGTCCGGACCGCCCCGCGGTCCAACTTTCTGTCCGCACCCCCATCAGTCCCTATTTCACCGCAACTTATGATGGGGAATTTTGAGCGCTGGGTATAATCGTCGTATTGATTTGAAATGTGGCGAAAGGAGTGGCAATGTCTCGGTATTGCGCCTCGTGCGGCAAACTTCTTGCAGATGATGCCAAGTTCTGCACCTCATGCGGTGCACCCGTTGAGCAGACAACCGCAAGCAATGGCCAACCCGCGTTTGAGCAGACCGACTTCCTCGATACGCCGCAAGCTAAGCCGGACGACCCCCTCGCCTATCGCCCCGACCCCGCCGCCAGCCCCGCAGCGGTCGAAACGACGCAGCGCATACCCGTCGCGGACACCCCGCCCCAACAGCAACCGGCATCTACGTACGCGCCTGATTCACCGCAGGCCCCCGCCGCCAAAAAGAGCAGCACCAAGGCGCTTATCGCCGTTATCGTTGTGCTGGTGGCAATCATCATCGCCCTGGTCGTTTTCTTTGTGATCAAGCCTTTCGACAATGCCGCCACGCAAACGACTGCCGAGATTACTAAGCTGCACCATGATGTTGACGATGATGACCTCAAGCCCCTCGACGACCCCAATAGCCTTTTTGACGATGACGACGATGATGGCGGCGAAGCGACCCTCTCCGAGCAAAACCTCTACCGTCGCCTGAGCGAATACTACGACCTGCTCGAAGATCTCGATAGCCAGGTCCGCGCCTGCGCGCAGGCCTTCAATGGCAGCTATCTGGAAGAGGACCGTACCACCCGTCAAAATCTCGCCGACGTCGCCGAGCGCACGGAAGACACCATCGAGCAGTACTACGATATCGTCGAGGACCTGGACGTCCCCATGAGCTCTAAGAACTACAGTTCCTGGAAAGACATCGTTGCCCTGTATGACGACCTGGACAACCGCATCGACGCGATCTGCGATGCCTGGGAGATCAGCCTAAAGTACGCAAAGCCCGCGGACCATAAGGACGAAATCGTGACGCCGCTGGCACGCGACAACGAGCCGGGGACCAACAGCAACAAGTACCGTCAGGACTTTGAGGACCGCTATCCCGGCGCCAAGCCCGTCGAGGTGAACTAGTCGCATGCGACGTTCTTAAACGACTAGTCATTCAAGAACGTCCCCAATGACTACGCAAAAAACGAGCGGGGGTCATGGGACCCTCGCTCGTTTTTGTTTTGGGCAATGTTTCGGCTGCACCGCTACTTGTCGGCGGCTGCCTTCTTGGTGGTCGATTTCTTGGACGTCGTCTTTTTCGCCGTCGTCTTCTTGGCAGCAGTCTTCTTTGCTGCCGTGGTTTTCTTCGCCGTGGTCGCCTTGGTCGCAGTCTTGCGACCGCGGGTGGGCTTCTTCTCCTTGGTCGGGCAGTCCATGTTCACGCAGATGCGCCACGGGCCGCGCGCGGTGTTGACCACCACGATGGGGGCGCCGCACTCGGGGCAGGTCTCGCCCGTCGCCTCGAGCTTGCCACGCGCCGGCAGCGGATAGCTCACGCCGCAGTCGTCATAGTTGGTGCAGCGGATAAAGCGCTTGCCGCTCTTCTCGCTCTTGTGTGCGATCAGGTCGCCATGGCGTCCTGCCTCGGCGCACACCTTGCACTCGCCCACCTTAAGGTCAGGCTCGTAGTTGGTGGGGCATGTGGGGTTCACGCAGATCTCGAAAGCCTTTTGGCGGAACGGCTGGCACTTAATGCGCGGCGCACCGCATTCGGGGCACACAGCAGCCTCGCCCTCGAGCGGGCTCACCTTGACGCCGCTCGGCAC
Proteins encoded:
- the tmk gene encoding dTMP kinase, with the translated sequence MAFEPAQHSFITLEGVDGAGKSTQARLLARALELAGYRVVSLREPGGTAISEKIRALLLDPANTAMGDTCELLLYEAARAQLVHEVIAPALAAGKVVLCDRFYDSTTCYQAFADGLDRQMVRDANNLAVAGTHPALTLVYHITPEQAALRMAARGAADRMEAKGIAFQERVYQGFCAIAAEEPNRVKLIDATATVEEVFEKTVEQIRAYGLDIPQDAVAAALAKEAE
- the ricT gene encoding regulatory iron-sulfur-containing complex subunit RicT, translating into MPLVVPVKFTYASRDLWFDPQDLDILEADYAICSTERGTEIGLVTADPFEVPQDEIGQPLKPVLRVASDIDLQLADDLAIQGDEAMVDFRRLVKELDLEMKPVGVEYLFGGEKAVFYFAAEERVDFRQLVKDLSSTLHIRVDMRQIGVRDETRLVGGYAQCGQELCCTRFGGQFEPVSIRMAKEQDLPLNSSKISGVCGRLMCCLRYEFEAYKDFKSRAPKKKTLIDTPLGKARIQEYDTPREQLVLRLENGKVFKVNLADMTCSEGCKKKAAEQGCNCRPDCVTRDVLERIESPEMRLALMELDRENGVDVGDGLSSADRLAGTSMPKRRRRDAESDARTAQGQGEGRGRGKGRGKAEAPETEGAADGRRRRKRTASVDNGEAAGKNASREREAQQPQQQNRGGGMNPTRRRRRHLSSEEREDAFRAAAAREAGAAPKGASASDAPADKAGKPRGEEERASRPRRRHSSGAQQKPSIPSVADQVSDGEVKVTRRRPGDGGGAAAKASHGGARDECEPREDRGGEGSTDQGQKRRRRRRSRKPRQDGGEGSTRTSSVPQPPAGE
- a CDS encoding IS3 family transposase produces the protein MYSREKVELFLLATEDGMGPTAAAEFAGVTVSAAKKWATGHLPRSYTGGGCRIVAREPPRKEASLGPDKSIYAPPATGPLAGLNEDQIENLLLRAVLADLKAEGWDPASISNRSKCELGERLRRATALPLRSITGFLRISKSSYEYWRPRVAAPRDRDADIRDRVVRIFREGSGCWGYRTVWARLRREGVRASEKRVARVMREEGLEVVYNKRRARGYSSYAGEVSKAPENLVNRNFHADEPNRLWLTDITEFRLPGGEKVYLSPVIDCFDGMPVAWSIGLHPDKRLANSSLLKACAARPAGARTTIHSDRGGHYRWPEWIGICEENGLVRSMSAKGCSPDNSACEGFFGRLKNEFFRYRDWEGVTAEEFMGRLEAYLVYYRDGRIKKSLEWLSPMEYRRKLGYA
- a CDS encoding zinc ribbon domain-containing protein; amino-acid sequence: MSRYCASCGKLLADDAKFCTSCGAPVEQTTASNGQPAFEQTDFLDTPQAKPDDPLAYRPDPAASPAAVETTQRIPVADTPPQQQPASTYAPDSPQAPAAKKSSTKALIAVIVVLVAIIIALVVFFVIKPFDNAATQTTAEITKLHHDVDDDDLKPLDDPNSLFDDDDDDGGEATLSEQNLYRRLSEYYDLLEDLDSQVRACAQAFNGSYLEEDRTTRQNLADVAERTEDTIEQYYDIVEDLDVPMSSKNYSSWKDIVALYDDLDNRIDAICDAWEISLKYAKPADHKDEIVTPLARDNEPGTNSNKYRQDFEDRYPGAKPVEVN
- a CDS encoding DNA polymerase III subunit, whose amino-acid sequence is MAPAQASLLAKLDTQERVRDFLTNAVASGRASHAYLFLGAPGAGKLDAAWALAQAFLCEQDGCGACDSCVRVARHTHPDVHYYTPESATGYLIAQTRELLDDVPLAPIRAKAKVYIIDRAEQLRANTANALLKTLEEPPEGVMFILLGTSADVMLPTIVSRCQCVPFRLVSPTVAAQAVSRATGQDLARCRMAVAVAGSPTRGIEFLKSAERQDARRQMVRAIDSLIAADEADVLSRAKSLIVAVKAPLAEVKSTQEKVLEQNADYLSRGALKQLEDRNKRELNARERSGIMEALASARTLMRDVLLTLQDEAADVVNEDVRDTIGRLAAATNVAGATRALEAVATAERNIARNVTPQLAIEVMLFDIRKALKCR